TGGGCAGCCAGGCCACCTTCTCCAGCACATCCTCCCGATCGACGGGGACTACGTTCTCCTTCATGTTCCGGTCGCTCAGGGAGCGCCAGGACCCCGACCCGGTGGACAGAAACACCCCTGCGGTGCGGCTGGCGTTGGTATAGATGAGGAACCCACCGCTGGAGCGGAACACGGTTTGATTGGTCTTGTTGCAGATCACGTCGTCGTCCGTCGAGTCCCCCCAGATGAAGCAGCCATCCCGATAGGCCTTAGCCCGGCGCCCGGCGGCGAAGGCATATTTCCCCGCGGCTACATTCAGGCTGCCACCCGGCACGGTGGCGTACTCCTTGCTCGCGATGTTTCCTCCTCCGCCGCCGATGGTCGCGCGAGAGCCGTCAGCCTTGTTGTTGTCGCCTCCGCCGACCGTGGCACGGAAGCCCGCGATGTTGTTGAACCCTCCACCGATGGTGGCAAGGTACCCAGTGGCCTCGTTTTGCTCGCCTCCGCTGATGGTGGCGCGGCCCCCGCTGGCGGTGTTACGCCAGCCGCCGCCGATGGTGGCATAGGAGGCCGTGGAGGCGATGACGTTTCCGAGCCCTCCGCCGATGGTGGAGGCCGCTGCCAGGGCCTGATTGCTCTCGGTGTGAACCCCATCGTATCCGCCGCCGCCGATGAAGGAGCCGATGCCATCCGCCGTGTTGTTCTTTCCCCCGCCTACGGTGGAGAGGTAGCCACTGGCCGTGTTGCCTGAGCCACCGCTTACCGTGGCATCCCAGCCGCCGGCCGTGTTGTGATCACCTCCCCCCACGGTGGCGTTGGGGAAGCTGGCCTCGTTATGGTCGCCCCCGCCGATGACGGATGACACGCCGCTGGCCGTGTTGGCGAACCCTCCGCTCACGGTGGCATAGCTCCCTGTTACAGAGTTGGGAGCGTCCTTCTTCCCGCCACCGCCGATGGTGGCGCCCACCACGCCGGCGTCGACGCCGTTGTCCCTGTACCCGCCGATGACGTTGGGGCTCGTGTCGTTTTGCCGGGTCCGCAGCCCTGGCAGGGCCAGAGCGTAGGGCGTGGGAGTCAGCGCCTGGCGGGGATGGAGGGGGGTGAACGCCCCGGTGCTGTCGCCCGGCCGCACGCCGACCTCCAGCCATAGCGCTGAGCCATCGAATACATCGCCGAAATCGAGCAGCACGGTGAAAAGCCCGTCGCTGACGACGACATCGTTTTTGACGATCGAGCTGCCCACCGCATTCCCACCGCTCGCGGCGTCGTACAGGCGGAATTGGAGGTCGTACGTCCCGCTCGCTGGCCTTCCACCGTCGAGCAGCCGCCCCTGATAAGTGAAAGATGTTCCCAAGAGGGAAGGGGCGCTGCTTTCCCCCAAGGGGCTCCGTCCCTGAACGGGGATCGCTCTTACTCCTACCAGAAGCAGGACCACCATCACGAGGAGACTCCAATGGGAGAGTATCCGTCTCATAGGGCATCCTCCTTGCATGGATAGGATTGGAGAGGCTTCGTCTCCATGCTCTCGCACCTTTCCTGCGTGGGTGCGTCGTTCTGCGATGGGGCGTCTAGCCCTGCAAGGTTCGCCTTCGGTGGCCCTCATTCCCCAGCTGAGTTCCTTTTTCGGGAGGGGGTCTACCGAGGGGTGGGATACGAGTGGCTGACGATCTTCCGCTCAAAGTAGGCCAACATGCGCTGGCGGTGATCGTCATGGGGATCGGGCACGTTGGGCCGGTCGATGCACGGGGCCTGCTCGTCCAGATAGGTGGGGGGCACCGCGTCGAACATCAGCCACCGGGCCAACGCGTCGAGGTGCTCCCGGACGAGCGGTTGGTAGGTGGGATCGTGAAAGCGGTTCGTCAGCTCCAACGGATCCCGCTCCAGGTCGAAGAAGAGGCACTGGTCGGGGTCATGGGACAGGATCAGCTTGTGCGTGCGCGAGCGCGCCATGTACACCTGTCCCCGGCGATCCTCGGCGAAGATCATGGGGCGATCGGCCGTCGGATCGGCCAGATCGAGCCCTTTCATGCATTCCGGCGGCTCGATGTGCGCCTGTCGCAGGATCGTCGGGGACAGATCGATGTTGCTCACCAGCGCATCGCGGGCCGTACCGGCTCCCTGGTTGCCGGGGAACTTGATCAGCAGTGGGACCCGCATCAGCGGCTCGTACATGTGGCCGCCCTTCAGGATCATGTGGTGGAAGCCCATGTAATCGCCGTGGTCGCTGGTGAAGAGGATCATCGTGTCGTCGTATAGCCCTTTCCGCTTCAGCAGATCGATCATGCGGCCGACGTGGTGATCGATCTGGCTGATGGTGGCATAGTAATGGGCGGTGATGCGCCGGATCGCAGGCTCGGTCAGCTCATGGTTGGGGAAGTAGCCAGCATGGTAGGCTCGATCACAATCGGGCTCGGCATCCAGCCACCCGGGCAGCGGATCGATCTTCTCTGGATCATACATCCGTGCCCACGGCTCCGGCGGGTCGAACGGGTGGTGCGGCTTGATGAAGCCCACCATCAGCAGATTGCCCGAGTCGGTCCATCCCTCCAGCGTCTCCATGGCCCGATCGGCGATCCATGTGGTGGAGTGCCATTCCTCGGGCAGATCCGACGGCTGAGCGCCGAAGGTCTCCCAGTACCGGGCGGGGGCCCGCCGCCGGAACTCGGCGCGCTGGTCGATGAGGTCGAGGGCGTCGATGAGCCCGTGGGCCATGAGCGCCCGGTGGTAATCGTCGTCCAGGCGGCCATCGCCATCCTGCTCGGCCAGCTCCATCTCCTCGAAGCCGACGTCCAGATAGGTGGGGGTGA
The genomic region above belongs to Chloroflexota bacterium and contains:
- a CDS encoding sulfatase-like hydrolase/transferase translates to MTRPATHPNILLIHTDEHRWDCLGFYGNPQIHTPHLDRLAADAVRFDNSFCPYPVCTPSRYSLLAGLYAHQHGGWTNHSTLAPGIPTFPRLLRQAGYRTKAVGKMHFTPTYLDVGFEEMELAEQDGDGRLDDDYHRALMAHGLIDALDLIDQRAEFRRRAPARYWETFGAQPSDLPEEWHSTTWIADRAMETLEGWTDSGNLLMVGFIKPHHPFDPPEPWARMYDPEKIDPLPGWLDAEPDCDRAYHAGYFPNHELTEPAIRRITAHYYATISQIDHHVGRMIDLLKRKGLYDDTMILFTSDHGDYMGFHHMILKGGHMYEPLMRVPLLIKFPGNQGAGTARDALVSNIDLSPTILRQAHIEPPECMKGLDLADPTADRPMIFAEDRRGQVYMARSRTHKLILSHDPDQCLFFDLERDPLELTNRFHDPTYQPLVREHLDALARWLMFDAVPPTYLDEQAPCIDRPNVPDPHDDHRQRMLAYFERKIVSHSYPTPR